One Vibrio gallaecicus genomic region harbors:
- a CDS encoding NupC/NupG family nucleoside CNT transporter gives MNILFGFVGVLALMACAYLLSESRSAINWKTVSRAFLLQVCFAALVLYFPWGQIALTSLSSGVSSLLGFADAGIAFLFGGLATEGFIFAVRVLPIIIFFSALISALYYLGIMQKVIQVLGGAVQKLLGTSKAESLVATGNIFLSQGESPLLIRPFLKSMTRSELFAVMAGGMASVAGSVLGGYAGLGVELKYLIAASFMAAPGSLLMAKIIVPETGTPSDYEHIELDKADQSNVIDALASGAMNGMKVAVAVGTMLIAFVSVIAMVNTGLESLGEVFGFAGITLQAIFGYLFSPLAWLIGIPADEVLMAGSYIGQKIVMNEFVAFIDFVENKALLSEHSQVIITFALCGFANIGSIAIQLGSIGVIAPERRAEVANLGLKAVAAGTLANLMSACLAGIFFLL, from the coding sequence ATGAATATTTTATTTGGTTTTGTTGGCGTTCTTGCGCTGATGGCTTGCGCATACCTATTATCTGAAAGTCGTTCAGCGATTAACTGGAAAACAGTCAGCCGAGCTTTCTTATTGCAAGTTTGCTTCGCAGCATTAGTGCTTTATTTCCCTTGGGGGCAAATTGCATTAACCAGTTTAAGCAGCGGTGTTTCAAGTTTACTTGGCTTTGCGGATGCTGGTATTGCTTTCTTATTCGGTGGCTTAGCGACAGAAGGCTTTATTTTCGCAGTTCGCGTTCTGCCAATCATCATCTTTTTCAGTGCATTAATCTCAGCTCTGTATTACTTAGGCATCATGCAAAAAGTGATTCAAGTACTAGGTGGTGCAGTTCAAAAATTGCTAGGTACAAGTAAAGCAGAATCTTTGGTTGCGACAGGTAATATTTTCCTTTCTCAAGGTGAGTCACCTCTACTTATTCGCCCATTCTTAAAAAGCATGACTCGCTCTGAATTGTTCGCTGTGATGGCGGGTGGTATGGCTTCTGTTGCTGGCAGTGTGCTTGGCGGCTATGCAGGATTAGGGGTTGAACTTAAATACCTTATTGCGGCAAGTTTTATGGCTGCACCTGGTAGTTTGCTTATGGCAAAAATCATTGTTCCAGAAACCGGAACGCCAAGTGATTACGAGCACATTGAGTTAGATAAAGCTGATCAAAGCAATGTAATTGATGCACTAGCGAGTGGTGCAATGAATGGTATGAAGGTGGCTGTAGCTGTTGGTACTATGTTGATTGCCTTTGTGAGTGTGATTGCAATGGTGAACACGGGTCTTGAAAGTTTAGGTGAAGTGTTTGGTTTTGCTGGCATTACACTGCAAGCGATTTTCGGTTACCTATTCTCACCTTTAGCATGGCTGATAGGCATTCCGGCAGATGAAGTACTTATGGCTGGTTCTTATATTGGTCAGAAAATCGTGATGAATGAGTTTGTAGCCTTCATTGATTTTGTGGAAAACAAAGCCTTACTTTCTGAGCACAGCCAAGTGATCATCACATTTGCATTATGTGGTTTTGCAAACATTGGTTCTATTGCGATTCAATTAGGATCTATTGGTGTGATTGCACCTGAGCGACGTGCTGAAGTGGCAAACCTAGGTTTGAAAGCCGTAGCTGCGGGTACATTAGCTAACTTAATGAGTGCTTGTTTAGCGGGTATTTTCTTCCTTTTATAA
- a CDS encoding coniferyl aldehyde dehydrogenase, translating to MNAQYSETTELSLPALRQTFSNLKLAYEAEPYSLITDRMVRLSTLKTRLLESEALLVEALKQDYGYRSEFDSTICDLMPAIHHINYTLKKLPKWAKPQRRAAGIMLLPSKVEVHYQPLGVIGIMVPWNFPIVLSIAPIATALASGNRMMVKLSENTPHTNKVLTHILAEFEDHIQCVEGEAEISSHFSALPFDHILFTGSTAVGKLVAKAAAENLTPITLELGGKSPVIIAPDADLKNAVDAILVGKSINAGQICIAPDYVMLPKGKETQFVDLYLKRFQKIYIKKSKVKGVSHIINERQHQRLLNMVEDATAQGAKLHTIDRQNITIEGANESAADELSKSRLMLPHLLTQTTDQMLAMKEEIFGPILPVMTYEKLEECAQYINQRPRPLALYLMTNDPNIKRDILDKTHSGSVGINETLLQISADDAPFGGVGQSGIGRYHGFEGFQTFSHAKTVLWSSNWLPRSRIMMRHQGMLLKALKRLFLSK from the coding sequence ATGAATGCTCAATATTCTGAAACAACTGAGTTAAGTTTACCGGCACTTCGTCAGACATTTTCCAATCTCAAATTAGCTTATGAGGCTGAACCTTATAGCCTAATTACTGATCGCATGGTTCGGTTGAGCACGTTAAAAACTCGTTTGCTTGAGTCTGAAGCATTATTGGTTGAAGCACTAAAGCAAGATTATGGATATCGCAGTGAATTTGACTCGACCATTTGCGACTTAATGCCTGCCATTCACCATATTAATTACACGCTTAAAAAGTTGCCTAAGTGGGCTAAACCTCAGCGCCGAGCTGCAGGAATAATGCTACTTCCATCTAAAGTCGAAGTTCATTATCAGCCTCTCGGTGTTATCGGGATCATGGTGCCATGGAATTTCCCAATTGTGTTGAGCATTGCCCCTATCGCAACCGCGCTTGCTTCAGGTAACCGAATGATGGTGAAACTGAGTGAAAATACCCCTCACACCAATAAAGTTCTAACTCATATTTTGGCTGAATTCGAAGACCACATTCAATGTGTAGAAGGAGAGGCAGAAATTTCATCACATTTTAGTGCTTTGCCTTTTGATCATATTTTATTTACGGGCTCCACAGCTGTTGGCAAATTAGTCGCAAAAGCAGCCGCAGAAAACCTTACTCCTATCACTTTAGAGCTTGGTGGGAAATCACCGGTTATTATTGCCCCTGATGCCGATCTGAAAAACGCTGTTGATGCGATATTAGTTGGTAAATCCATAAATGCTGGGCAGATATGCATCGCTCCTGATTATGTGATGTTGCCGAAAGGGAAAGAGACCCAGTTTGTTGATTTGTACCTGAAACGCTTCCAGAAGATCTACATCAAGAAGAGCAAAGTGAAAGGGGTTAGTCACATTATCAATGAGAGACAACACCAGCGATTGCTGAATATGGTTGAAGATGCCACTGCACAAGGTGCTAAGTTACATACGATTGATAGACAAAATATCACCATCGAGGGGGCGAATGAGAGTGCCGCTGATGAACTTAGTAAAAGCCGGTTAATGCTGCCTCACTTACTGACTCAAACAACAGATCAAATGCTAGCCATGAAAGAAGAGATCTTTGGTCCTATCTTGCCGGTAATGACTTATGAAAAGTTGGAAGAATGCGCTCAATACATTAACCAAAGACCACGACCTTTGGCGTTGTACCTTATGACTAATGATCCAAACATTAAGCGTGATATTTTAGATAAAACGCATAGCGGCTCAGTAGGAATTAATGAAACGTTACTGCAAATATCAGCAGACGACGCGCCATTTGGTGGTGTCGGTCAATCGGGCATTGGTCGATACCACGGATTTGAAGGTTTTCAAACTTTCTCTCATGCAAAAACGGTGCTTTGGAGCTCAAACTGGTTGCCAAGATCTCGAATTATGATGAGGCATCAAGGTATGTTACTCAAAGCATTAAAGCGCCTATTTTTATCTAAATAA